ATGAATATTGCCATGGAACAAACAGAGGAGTACGTCAATGGCCAGTTGAAGAACAAATATGGGGATGCCTTTATTCGTGGAAATAATGGTAAAAAATAGTTAGACGACAAACCTAGAATCTGACATATTACTGCTTCGGTGATGtctgaattcaaatttattacttcatttgtttttctaaatGCAGTACTGTATATCAGCACATCGAAGGGAACCCTGGCAGAAGGGGCTTAGCATTGTGATCTAGCAAGGATGCCAAGATATTATATCATGTTTTCTTCACGAAAGACCATCTGCAGTATTTGTAGTTTTACTATGTACTCACACTGGTATGCTAGTTTCTATTTGACATAGATGTGGTTGGATCTGCTTGCTTATTTGAACTGGAGCACACATACGGATGTCTACTTTCTTATTTTAAGCCATGTCCGGATCTTGGATTCTCCGccaaaatgaaaatgtgattggaAATCCACTGGCAAATGTTTGTCTGGATCATGTTAAAAAGTGTGTTCACATAGTGGCACGGGCATTCCGCGGTGCGGTCTGAGAGTGCTCAGCTAATTTTTTCATCGAATTTGAAGTTTGCACTTGGTAAGATAATTACATCGAGGTCCCTTGAATTTTGGTGGAATTACATATAgatcttatataatttaaaaaattacatttagtttgtttgatgtttatttacgtttaataaatagattcatGCATTGCTCAAAATTTACTGTATTATCAAaagattgaatgaaaattcatatttgtcCTCAATCGATATATtattggttaaataaaatctctttctaattaaattattcttatacactttacacattaatgcatgtgaagtatatttttatctttatagGGGTAGTTTGGTTAGTCAATCATAAGTTAATTGtggaataaatatgatttttattcatttctttttccaaatatcaacaaattcagtgacaTTTGTCTAATAGAGAATTCGATTTGTTGATGGAAACAAACATCAAGGATATtagatctaattttttatatttatatataattacatcaaacttgaGTCAAAACAGTGTAATAatcccttaatttttttatggaactTGAAGTTTGCATTTGAGTTTATCTTGTTGACTCCAGGGCCGAATGATTTTCATCAAATCCCGTTGCAATTTGTTTCAGGTTGGAGGGTCTTTTctgttgtatttttcattataaagtTTTTGGTTTCCAGAATCCAGTTCCCGAGTTCGATATTAATTGTTCTACATCATAGGTTTGAAGGTCTTTTCTTTGgtctattaaaaaaagaaagaaagaattatcagaaaatgagaagaagtatatatattatttgcatATAAAAGGTAAGTTGTGGTTCTTTAAGGTCTTGACCTTTGTTCCATCGTATTGTGCTAAAAATAGCAGGTCCATGGAGGGTTGgagatgtaa
The window above is part of the Sesamum indicum cultivar Zhongzhi No. 13 linkage group LG2, S_indicum_v1.0, whole genome shotgun sequence genome. Proteins encoded here:
- the LOC105155988 gene encoding sm-like protein LSM36B; protein product: MSGAAEKPSTTKTPADFLKSIRGRPVVVKLNSGVDYRGILACLDGYMNIAMEQTEEYVNGQLKNKYGDAFIRGNNVLYISTSKGTLAEGA